From Synoicihabitans lomoniglobus, the proteins below share one genomic window:
- a CDS encoding carbohydrate kinase family protein, with translation MALHIIGGTVVDVILPRVSRIPLWPEHTEFTSSNLTLLPDAPITTLGGNGGNAAYVAGRCGAKVILHTRIARDAMGQLARGWLTAAGCRVVTKGRVSATAVNVTAANQRLGRATFFYPGEPVELPGRLTACSHLLACGWPHPAPDKLAQQLASAHREGARTAIDIGPMLGRVPSLVAMTSVWAVLDVLLANEHELGRLTRGGDLATAVRRLRKRFAGHIVVKRGADGVSWWPEGESVAMEFAPPRVVAVNTVGAGDSFNGAWMAAWQASGDFATALRYANRAAATVVKSPQGVLGVRPPTLRAR, from the coding sequence ATGGCGCTTCACATTATTGGAGGCACGGTCGTCGATGTGATCTTGCCGCGCGTGTCGCGTATCCCCCTCTGGCCGGAGCACACGGAGTTCACCTCATCGAATCTCACCCTGTTGCCGGATGCGCCAATTACGACATTGGGCGGCAATGGGGGCAACGCGGCTTACGTGGCGGGACGCTGCGGCGCGAAGGTGATTCTGCACACCCGGATCGCACGTGATGCGATGGGACAACTCGCACGCGGGTGGTTGACTGCGGCCGGCTGTCGGGTGGTAACGAAAGGACGAGTGAGCGCGACAGCCGTGAACGTCACGGCGGCGAATCAACGACTCGGACGCGCGACCTTTTTTTACCCGGGCGAACCCGTCGAACTCCCGGGGCGTCTGACCGCGTGTTCGCATCTATTGGCCTGTGGTTGGCCGCATCCCGCTCCGGACAAGTTGGCCCAACAACTCGCGTCGGCGCACCGCGAAGGTGCCCGCACGGCGATCGATATCGGACCGATGCTGGGACGCGTGCCGAGTTTGGTGGCGATGACCTCAGTCTGGGCCGTGTTGGATGTGCTGCTGGCCAATGAACATGAATTGGGCCGTTTGACACGGGGCGGCGATCTCGCGACGGCCGTGCGGCGATTGCGGAAACGGTTTGCCGGACACATTGTGGTCAAACGCGGCGCGGACGGCGTGAGCTGGTGGCCGGAGGGCGAATCGGTTGCCATGGAGTTTGCTCCTCCTCGAGTGGTCGCGGTCAATACGGTCGGGGCGGGAGACAGTTTCAATGGGGCCTGGATGGCGGCGTGGCAGGCGAGCGGGGATTTTGCGACGGCGCTGCGCTACGCCAACCGTGCGGCCGCTACCGTCGTGAAGTCACCACAAGGGGTGTTGGGCGTGCGACCGCCGACGTTAAGGGCCAGGTGA
- a CDS encoding TonB-dependent siderophore receptor gives MSPNRLTSWVSAATLLASPLLAQTAPTQTTATRAGDDEVIVLSPFQIDSDRDRGYASTTSLGASRIALDVADISASVVSLNEQVFADRGAISTMEVLNLVSGVQRTSDLLPGQEQFTLRGYAVGGLSLRDGLPDPMSAADNPFDESSAYERVEIIKGPAGTLYGSTSMGGIVNKISKWPKFQPETKIELQAQSYDEFLRAMVDSTGPLSEDTAYRVVLSARKGDRYYDEGDAPNDVFNTTASLTHLIGKNDSGKIWGRLQYLDFALDRENGWQFITGYLTPGETAAPTVRDSKFPLAFDANTVPEDDVSEAEIYALEAGYEQAFSGPLNGDWTLRLIGRFSKGEGDKSPSYSQGRPVPVDSSGNIVTYVNASGATTNGDNRYVSADDPRVADWRASVTLRDFRGYNQSAGGFLDLVGNFETGPLSHKLVMSGELTRSERERAFFFWAASNPANTTAVANSFSAVAPNFNGVNAASIQASSTTNFNAFQGHVDGDSFAFAFQDNISMWEDKLIFALGARYDSLDATNQSFDQNDSIAAGRFVVDPSRTVNSSNSDSTYKFGVVGKPSQNVSVFGQVSQTFSPITSLDENGDKNPNQEGEMKEVGVKVNMLGGRMVGTISYFDMELTNVLLTVVNPIELGGGVVLRPVGLQATDGIEFDLTAEVTSGLNVGASYSNITSTDANGRFFRGVPMDANYALFGRYAFQTDSLSGLVVGGSWKHNGTAPGDSGNSYFLPDNDQVDAFLAYNRDQWGVQLNITNVFNDDSTLSAVTDRLAMRAMPRAARLTFRYQF, from the coding sequence ATGTCCCCTAATCGACTCACCTCCTGGGTATCCGCAGCAACCTTGCTCGCCAGCCCGCTTTTAGCTCAAACGGCACCAACGCAAACGACCGCTACCCGTGCGGGAGACGATGAAGTGATCGTCCTCTCTCCCTTCCAAATCGATTCCGACCGCGATCGCGGTTACGCCTCCACCACCTCACTCGGGGCATCTCGCATCGCATTGGATGTGGCCGATATTTCTGCCTCCGTTGTCTCCCTCAATGAACAGGTCTTCGCCGATCGCGGCGCGATCTCGACGATGGAAGTATTGAACTTGGTTTCGGGAGTGCAACGCACCTCCGACCTTCTCCCCGGCCAAGAGCAATTCACCCTCCGGGGCTATGCCGTGGGTGGTTTGAGTTTGCGCGATGGCTTGCCGGACCCGATGTCGGCCGCCGACAATCCTTTCGACGAAAGCTCCGCCTACGAACGCGTTGAAATCATCAAGGGACCGGCCGGCACGTTGTATGGCTCAACCAGCATGGGCGGCATCGTGAACAAAATTAGCAAATGGCCGAAGTTTCAGCCTGAGACCAAAATTGAGCTGCAAGCCCAAAGCTACGACGAGTTTCTCCGCGCCATGGTCGACTCCACGGGTCCGCTCTCCGAAGACACCGCCTACCGAGTCGTGCTCTCCGCCCGCAAGGGAGATCGCTACTACGACGAGGGCGACGCTCCCAATGATGTGTTCAACACCACCGCCTCCCTCACCCACCTGATCGGAAAGAACGACAGCGGGAAAATTTGGGGGCGGCTTCAATACCTCGACTTCGCCCTCGATCGCGAAAACGGGTGGCAGTTCATCACGGGGTATCTGACGCCGGGTGAAACAGCCGCTCCCACCGTCCGCGACTCCAAATTTCCTCTGGCCTTCGATGCCAACACCGTGCCCGAAGACGACGTCTCCGAAGCGGAGATCTACGCCCTTGAAGCGGGTTACGAACAAGCATTTTCCGGTCCACTGAACGGAGACTGGACGCTGCGCCTTATTGGCCGTTTCTCCAAGGGCGAAGGTGACAAGTCTCCGTCCTATTCCCAAGGCCGTCCGGTGCCGGTAGATTCCTCGGGCAATATTGTGACCTACGTCAACGCCAGCGGCGCAACGACCAACGGCGACAACCGTTACGTCTCCGCCGACGATCCACGGGTAGCCGACTGGCGGGCCTCCGTTACGTTGCGCGATTTCCGCGGTTACAACCAATCCGCCGGTGGTTTTCTCGATTTGGTCGGCAATTTTGAGACCGGTCCCTTGTCTCACAAGTTGGTGATGAGTGGTGAACTCACCCGTAGTGAACGCGAACGCGCCTTCTTCTTCTGGGCCGCGTCCAATCCGGCCAACACCACCGCCGTAGCCAATTCCTTCTCGGCCGTTGCCCCTAATTTCAACGGGGTAAATGCCGCTTCGATTCAGGCCTCGTCCACCACGAACTTCAACGCCTTCCAGGGTCATGTTGACGGCGATTCATTTGCCTTCGCCTTCCAGGACAACATCAGCATGTGGGAGGACAAACTGATCTTCGCACTCGGCGCGCGCTACGACAGTCTCGATGCCACCAATCAGTCGTTTGACCAAAACGATAGCATTGCCGCCGGTCGCTTCGTGGTCGATCCGAGCAGGACGGTCAATTCAAGCAACAGTGACTCCACCTACAAGTTTGGCGTGGTCGGCAAACCCTCGCAAAACGTCAGTGTCTTCGGACAAGTGAGCCAAACATTTTCGCCCATCACCAGCTTGGACGAGAACGGGGATAAGAACCCGAACCAAGAAGGAGAAATGAAGGAAGTGGGCGTAAAGGTGAACATGCTCGGCGGTCGCATGGTCGGCACCATTTCCTACTTCGATATGGAGCTCACCAACGTGCTGTTGACCGTGGTCAATCCGATCGAGCTGGGTGGCGGGGTCGTATTGCGGCCCGTCGGGCTGCAGGCCACCGACGGCATCGAATTCGATCTCACCGCCGAAGTCACCTCCGGGCTCAACGTCGGAGCGTCCTACAGCAACATCACCTCCACTGATGCGAATGGCCGCTTCTTCCGCGGCGTGCCCATGGATGCCAACTACGCCTTGTTTGGTCGCTATGCCTTTCAGACGGATTCCCTTTCCGGCCTCGTGGTCGGCGGGTCCTGGAAACACAACGGCACTGCACCCGGTGATTCGGGCAACAGCTACTTCCTCCCGGACAACGATCAAGTTGACGCTTTCTTGGCCTACAATCGGGACCAATGGGGCGTGCAGCTGAACATCACCAACGTGTTCAATGATGATTCCACGCTCTCCGCCGTGACCGATCGTCTCGCCATGCGGGCCATGCCCCGCGCCGCTCGGCTTACGTTTCGATATCAGTTCTAG
- a CDS encoding FAD-dependent oxidoreductase: MRADVVVVGGGVGGCAAALTLADLGHDVIMTEEYVWIGGQLTSQAVPPDEHGWIERFGCTATYRRFREAVRSYYRAHYPLTAAAAAQPYLNPGNGWVSPLCHEPRVALAVLEAMLAPHVSSGRLVVLRQHRPVAVSLEGSDRVATVTVVNDATGTTRCLTADMFLDATENGDLLPLAEVEHVTGSEARAVTGEPGAAEVANPHNIQAFSVCFVMDAAGEAAHRDHLVSPPDGYERHRVDTPRMTPPWPGPMLSWRGLNPRTMAEMDYRFHPHGEKPGLFSGLWSFRRIVDRSLFRPGFFPSDVCLVNWPMIDYLDGDLLTTTAAERERHLRGARDLSLAMMCWLQSEAPRPDGGRGWPELRLRPDLTGTADGLAMAPYIRESRRIRALHTIVESEVSADQRPGETLAERYDDSVGIGYYRIDLHPTTAGDNYHDVPSLPFRIPLGAMVPVRMVNLLPACKNIGTTHITNGCYRLHPVEWNIGEAAGLLAATCLRDGIAPQAVAQRTDRRTALQQALTARGVELAWPENLVLDDGDPHAHAR; this comes from the coding sequence ATGCGTGCCGACGTGGTGGTGGTCGGTGGCGGGGTGGGTGGCTGCGCCGCTGCTCTGACCCTGGCCGACCTGGGCCACGACGTGATCATGACCGAAGAATACGTTTGGATTGGGGGCCAACTCACCTCGCAAGCGGTCCCCCCGGATGAGCATGGCTGGATCGAGCGTTTCGGATGCACGGCTACCTATCGCCGGTTTCGCGAGGCGGTGCGGTCCTACTATCGGGCACACTATCCTTTGACCGCCGCGGCCGCGGCCCAGCCGTATCTGAACCCCGGCAACGGCTGGGTCTCGCCCCTGTGTCATGAGCCCCGGGTTGCACTGGCCGTGCTCGAAGCAATGCTGGCGCCCCATGTGAGTAGCGGTCGCTTGGTGGTATTGCGGCAACATCGACCGGTGGCGGTTTCCCTGGAGGGATCGGACCGGGTGGCAACGGTCACGGTGGTGAACGATGCCACCGGAACGACCCGATGCCTTACGGCTGACATGTTTCTCGATGCGACCGAAAACGGTGATCTGCTGCCCCTGGCGGAGGTCGAGCATGTGACCGGCAGTGAAGCGCGCGCGGTTACGGGCGAGCCCGGAGCGGCCGAGGTGGCGAACCCGCACAATATTCAAGCGTTCTCCGTTTGTTTTGTGATGGATGCCGCGGGCGAGGCCGCGCATCGGGATCATTTGGTGTCGCCACCAGACGGATACGAACGGCATCGCGTCGATACGCCTCGCATGACGCCGCCCTGGCCCGGACCGATGCTGAGTTGGCGGGGGCTCAATCCCCGCACGATGGCAGAGATGGATTATCGGTTTCATCCGCACGGTGAAAAGCCCGGATTGTTTTCGGGGCTGTGGTCGTTTCGACGGATTGTCGATCGCTCCTTGTTCCGGCCCGGATTTTTTCCGAGTGACGTCTGTTTGGTGAACTGGCCGATGATCGACTATCTCGACGGCGATCTGTTGACCACGACCGCGGCGGAGCGAGAGCGGCATCTCCGCGGCGCGCGCGATCTCAGTCTCGCGATGATGTGTTGGTTGCAGTCGGAGGCCCCCCGTCCGGACGGCGGGCGGGGCTGGCCGGAACTGCGTTTGCGACCCGATTTGACCGGGACCGCCGACGGTCTGGCGATGGCGCCCTACATTCGGGAATCACGTCGTATTCGAGCCCTGCATACGATTGTCGAATCGGAAGTGTCCGCCGACCAACGCCCGGGCGAAACCCTGGCGGAGCGATATGACGATTCGGTCGGCATCGGTTATTACCGCATCGACCTTCATCCCACGACGGCGGGGGATAATTATCATGACGTGCCATCATTACCGTTTCGCATTCCGTTGGGAGCGATGGTGCCGGTGCGCATGGTCAACCTGCTGCCGGCGTGCAAAAACATCGGCACCACTCACATCACCAACGGCTGTTACCGACTGCACCCGGTGGAGTGGAATATCGGGGAAGCGGCCGGACTGCTGGCGGCCACCTGTCTGCGTGACGGCATCGCTCCCCAAGCCGTGGCCCAACGGACGGACCGACGGACGGCGTTGCAACAGGCGTTGACCGCTCGGGGTGTGGAGTTGGCCTGGCCGGAGAATCTGGTGCTCGACGACGGCGACCCTCACGCGCATGCCCGATGA
- a CDS encoding HpcH/HpaI aldolase family protein — MSIQHRSNIALEKIRAGEVVHVYVMGNFASPRHVDFVGQSGCFDALWFDLEHFDIPTAELSTLNLVAQAWPVATFARIYIGDYQTAARILETGVAGIMCPMVETAEQARAIVGWTKFNNPSPQGGETIGLRGWNGGGIDARYGAFPALDYIAHQNRETVLLAQIETPSALENCESIAHVAGIDALFFGPGDYAHRIGKPGQLGDAEVGSAMKRVADAAAAAGKWWGTVAPTRELYLQAKAWGARFISPGGDVKVMTLGLRQLAQTITGASDEAKSSSAGSAPKVDS, encoded by the coding sequence ATGAGTATCCAGCATCGTTCCAATATCGCCCTAGAAAAAATACGCGCTGGCGAAGTCGTTCACGTTTATGTGATGGGTAATTTCGCCTCGCCTCGCCACGTGGATTTCGTGGGGCAAAGCGGATGCTTTGATGCCCTTTGGTTTGATCTCGAGCACTTCGATATTCCCACGGCCGAGCTGTCGACACTCAACCTCGTTGCTCAAGCCTGGCCGGTAGCGACATTTGCGCGTATCTACATTGGCGATTACCAAACGGCCGCGCGAATTTTGGAAACCGGTGTCGCCGGCATCATGTGTCCGATGGTGGAGACCGCGGAGCAGGCCCGCGCCATCGTCGGTTGGACCAAATTCAATAATCCCTCGCCTCAGGGAGGCGAAACCATCGGCCTGCGCGGTTGGAACGGCGGGGGTATTGATGCGCGCTATGGCGCGTTTCCGGCGCTTGATTATATCGCACATCAGAACCGCGAGACGGTGTTGTTGGCCCAGATCGAAACCCCGTCCGCGCTGGAAAACTGCGAAAGCATCGCGCACGTGGCCGGAATTGATGCGCTCTTTTTTGGACCGGGCGACTATGCGCACCGAATTGGTAAACCGGGTCAACTGGGGGATGCGGAAGTCGGATCGGCCATGAAACGCGTGGCCGATGCGGCGGCGGCGGCGGGCAAATGGTGGGGCACGGTGGCTCCGACCCGCGAACTCTATTTACAGGCCAAGGCGTGGGGGGCCCGATTCATCAGCCCGGGCGGGGACGTGAAGGTGATGACGCTCGGCCTGCGGCAATTGGCGCAGACAATTACTGGAGCGTCTGATGAAGCAAAATCCTCCTCGGCCGGTTCCGCTCCAAAAGTGGACTCATGA
- a CDS encoding D-2-hydroxyacid dehydrogenase — MKTSRINALIYRKLPEGTWDALRAEFPGVDFRLAGPPDLTAVDMAWPEVVCGNVPTAWAVEASSLRWLQIVSSGIDDYMVMADSSVVVTTAHGIHASIIAQHVLMTVLMLERGQPFFDRAAQERKWTRRPDVPRRIEGRTLGLVGFGAMGREIARLAAPWGMRIVATKRTPPEVPVTGVERFYPWDELDSLLVEADHVVLALPLTPATRGVLDARRIARLKPGAFVHNPSRGGLLDEVALHAALLAGRVGGVALDTFGDEPLSPESPWWSAPHAIITPHVAGHHAELGEQVLERFRRNLHRYIAGEHVTPVADFARGY, encoded by the coding sequence ATGAAAACGTCGCGGATCAATGCATTGATTTATCGGAAGCTGCCCGAAGGGACGTGGGATGCGCTGCGGGCGGAGTTTCCGGGCGTGGATTTTCGTCTTGCGGGTCCCCCGGATTTGACCGCCGTTGACATGGCATGGCCCGAGGTGGTTTGCGGTAACGTGCCGACGGCGTGGGCGGTCGAGGCCTCCTCACTGCGTTGGCTGCAGATTGTCTCCTCGGGGATCGACGACTATATGGTCATGGCAGATTCGAGCGTCGTGGTCACCACGGCGCATGGCATTCATGCTTCGATCATCGCGCAGCACGTGCTGATGACGGTATTGATGTTGGAGCGAGGCCAACCCTTTTTCGACCGCGCCGCGCAGGAGCGGAAATGGACGCGACGACCGGATGTGCCCCGACGCATCGAAGGACGCACGTTGGGGTTGGTGGGGTTTGGCGCCATGGGGCGGGAAATCGCCCGGCTGGCTGCGCCTTGGGGCATGCGGATTGTGGCGACCAAACGCACCCCGCCGGAGGTTCCCGTGACCGGCGTGGAAAGGTTTTACCCATGGGATGAGCTCGATTCCCTGCTGGTGGAAGCCGATCACGTGGTGCTGGCGTTGCCGCTGACCCCAGCAACGCGCGGTGTGCTGGATGCCCGGCGGATTGCTCGCTTAAAGCCCGGAGCCTTTGTGCACAACCCGAGTCGCGGTGGGTTGTTGGATGAGGTGGCACTGCACGCGGCTTTATTGGCGGGACGCGTGGGGGGCGTGGCGTTGGATACATTTGGTGATGAGCCCCTTTCTCCGGAAAGTCCGTGGTGGAGTGCGCCCCATGCGATCATCACCCCGCATGTGGCAGGGCATCACGCTGAATTGGGTGAACAGGTGCTCGAACGATTCCGCCGCAATCTGCATCGCTATATTGCCGGAGAACACGTCACGCCGGTGGCTGATTTCGCGCGAGGCTATTGA
- a CDS encoding GntR family transcriptional regulator, producing MTTAYVSLSVQVAQVITAHIEAGRWVDWLPGERTLVTELTVSRKTVRKALALLEHDGMIVAESGKGHRIVASGGAAGEVAAGGSVGLLLPESVEVMRTFTNLWINDLRIFLAAHDLRLRVFSGHKYYSKSPSRALERICQQSPQKVWVLSHSTEVMQRWFERRGLPAVVAGSIHGRVKLPSVDLDYQAVCRHAAGTMLRGGHRQLAIVVGQPERAGDRESITGFERAIDTQRHPDASVKVFRHDCSPGGVNRLVQRMLRAVTPPTAILVANSAHYLAIHTGLAAQGRSIPGEVSLISRDDDPYLAFVHPEPTRYGCPPAHMARMIGRVLLRIGSEQGLDIRAATLMPEMIKGASFKRLVG from the coding sequence ATGACCACCGCCTACGTTTCGCTTTCCGTGCAGGTCGCTCAAGTGATCACCGCCCATATTGAGGCGGGTCGTTGGGTCGATTGGTTGCCGGGCGAGCGCACCCTCGTCACCGAATTGACCGTGAGTCGCAAAACGGTGCGCAAGGCGTTGGCGCTGCTGGAGCACGACGGGATGATAGTGGCGGAGAGCGGCAAGGGTCACCGGATCGTCGCGTCGGGGGGGGCGGCCGGGGAAGTTGCCGCGGGAGGGAGTGTGGGGTTGCTGTTGCCCGAGTCGGTCGAAGTGATGCGCACGTTTACGAATTTGTGGATCAATGATCTGCGGATTTTTCTCGCGGCACACGACCTGCGGTTGCGGGTGTTTTCCGGGCACAAGTATTACTCGAAATCACCGTCACGGGCACTGGAGAGAATTTGCCAGCAATCGCCTCAAAAGGTGTGGGTCCTGTCGCATTCGACCGAAGTCATGCAGCGGTGGTTCGAGCGACGAGGACTTCCCGCTGTAGTGGCCGGTTCAATACATGGAAGGGTGAAGCTACCGAGTGTGGATTTGGATTATCAAGCGGTGTGTCGTCACGCGGCTGGCACCATGTTGCGGGGAGGCCACCGACAGCTGGCGATCGTGGTGGGCCAGCCTGAACGTGCCGGCGACCGGGAGAGCATTACAGGATTTGAGCGTGCGATTGATACGCAGCGTCACCCGGACGCCTCCGTGAAGGTATTCCGCCATGATTGTTCACCCGGGGGAGTAAATCGGTTGGTTCAGCGCATGCTGCGAGCGGTGACACCGCCCACCGCGATTTTAGTGGCGAACTCTGCGCACTATCTGGCGATTCATACCGGACTCGCGGCGCAGGGCAGATCGATTCCGGGTGAGGTATCACTCATCAGTCGGGACGATGATCCTTATCTCGCTTTTGTGCATCCTGAGCCGACGCGATATGGGTGTCCGCCGGCCCACATGGCTCGCATGATTGGTCGCGTGCTGCTGCGAATCGGCAGTGAGCAAGGGCTGGACATTCGGGCGGCGACGTTGATGCCTGAAATGATAAAGGGTGCGTCCTTCAAGCGGTTGGTGGGTTGA
- a CDS encoding helix-turn-helix domain-containing protein, whose protein sequence is MHTHDFPEIFWLERGRGRHHINGQRRSLDTGDLIFVRPADRHVLETVDAEGFILINVAYAPDIRKELIKRHPEEIKPLLDPGGLLPHRAKLSAATLGAWRRRLDPLGANARSRVTAEAFLLNLIAQVSDRDSPARPPLPAWLQSACDDVQQPAVFALGAPGLVRAAGRSAEHVARTMRTALNLTPSEFVNGVRMAHAARELRVTERPIADIALDCGLSNLSHFYALFKQAHGMTPRNYRLAHHRTVL, encoded by the coding sequence ATGCACACGCATGACTTCCCCGAGATCTTCTGGTTGGAGCGGGGACGAGGCCGCCATCACATCAACGGACAGCGTCGGTCCTTGGATACCGGTGATTTGATCTTTGTGCGCCCCGCCGATCGGCACGTATTGGAAACGGTGGACGCCGAAGGCTTCATCCTGATCAACGTCGCCTACGCGCCCGACATTCGAAAGGAATTGATCAAGCGGCACCCCGAGGAGATCAAACCGTTACTCGATCCGGGCGGCCTGCTTCCGCATCGCGCCAAACTTTCGGCGGCCACCTTGGGAGCGTGGCGACGACGCCTCGACCCCTTGGGTGCCAATGCTCGCTCCCGAGTGACGGCTGAAGCGTTTTTACTGAACTTGATCGCACAAGTCAGCGACCGAGATTCCCCCGCGCGCCCTCCCCTGCCCGCCTGGTTGCAATCGGCTTGTGACGACGTGCAGCAACCGGCGGTTTTCGCGCTGGGTGCGCCGGGGTTGGTGCGGGCCGCGGGTCGCAGTGCGGAACACGTGGCGCGAACAATGCGGACGGCGCTGAATCTCACGCCATCGGAATTCGTCAACGGCGTGCGCATGGCCCACGCCGCCCGGGAACTGCGGGTGACCGAAAGGCCCATCGCCGACATTGCCCTCGATTGCGGTCTCAGCAACTTGTCCCACTTCTACGCGCTGTTTAAGCAGGCCCACGGCATGACGCCACGAAATTACCGGCTCGCTCATCATCGCACCGTGCTTTGA
- a CDS encoding mandelate racemase/muconate lactonizing enzyme family protein yields MKITGLTTRLLKIDAAPRFRDGVVPPGRPSHWHFPLIVLHTDEGLDGYSMAYGPHGDGAALTEVLHESFWPLLRGADPSCSEALWQQLWTRQRHLYNQTDSLVGVIDVAVWDLRGKRANQSIASLLGQYTDYRRAYLTSRDETGSAEDIAREAAAAREAGYHGYKVQLRAGPASDIPRLRAARTGAGDGFRLMHDPNASYSLTEALAVGRELDALDFHWYEEPLPEAQLDHYRHLVETLRTPVVGGETVRLSDLPNFMTRRALTIARGDVLIKGGITGLRKAMAACELFGYNLEIHTANTPLLDVANLHVACASANTNMLEVHHPVFRFGLIQHPFDVGPDGCVRLPPGTGLGVELDWNWIDHHTTQIRKTP; encoded by the coding sequence ATGAAAATCACCGGACTCACTACGCGCCTGCTTAAAATCGATGCTGCTCCACGGTTTCGTGATGGCGTGGTGCCGCCCGGGCGTCCGTCGCATTGGCATTTTCCGTTGATCGTGCTGCATACGGACGAAGGGCTGGACGGCTACAGCATGGCCTACGGTCCCCATGGGGATGGCGCGGCGTTGACAGAGGTGTTGCATGAGTCCTTTTGGCCGTTGCTGCGCGGTGCCGATCCATCGTGCAGTGAAGCCCTGTGGCAGCAGCTTTGGACGCGGCAGCGTCACCTCTACAATCAAACGGATAGTCTGGTGGGGGTGATCGACGTGGCCGTCTGGGATTTGCGCGGCAAGCGCGCGAACCAGTCGATTGCGTCATTGCTTGGCCAATACACTGACTATCGCCGGGCGTATCTTACTTCGCGGGACGAGACAGGATCGGCGGAGGACATTGCGCGGGAAGCGGCGGCCGCGCGGGAGGCCGGTTATCACGGCTACAAGGTGCAACTCCGGGCCGGTCCCGCGAGTGACATTCCCCGATTGCGGGCGGCGCGGACGGGCGCGGGGGACGGGTTTCGGTTGATGCATGATCCCAACGCGAGTTATTCGCTGACCGAAGCCTTGGCGGTGGGGCGTGAGCTCGATGCGCTGGATTTCCATTGGTATGAAGAACCGCTGCCCGAAGCGCAGCTGGATCATTACCGGCATTTGGTGGAGACCTTGCGCACGCCGGTGGTGGGAGGGGAGACGGTGCGCTTGTCTGACTTGCCCAATTTTATGACGCGGCGTGCGCTTACGATCGCCCGGGGCGACGTGTTGATTAAGGGGGGCATCACCGGGCTCCGTAAAGCGATGGCGGCGTGCGAGTTGTTTGGCTACAATCTGGAGATCCACACCGCCAATACCCCTCTGCTCGATGTGGCCAACCTGCACGTCGCTTGCGCCAGTGCGAATACGAACATGCTCGAGGTGCATCATCCGGTCTTTCGCTTCGGTTTAATCCAGCATCCTTTCGACGTCGGTCCCGACGGTTGTGTTCGCTTGCCCCCGGGAACGGGATTGGGCGTGGAACTCGACTGGAATTGGATCGATCACCATACCACCCAAATCCGTAAAACCCCCTGA